One segment of Dolichospermum sp. DET69 DNA contains the following:
- a CDS encoding DUF4365 domain-containing protein encodes MYITHRQEQFSKAYIRAVTAVAGYDIYEPGVDNDSIDLVIAAKGAIGTFRSPRLELQLKAPFRRNVVGAKSISYSLKKKIMMI; translated from the coding sequence ATGTATATCACTCACCGTCAAGAGCAATTTAGCAAAGCTTATATTCGTGCTGTTACGGCAGTTGCAGGTTATGACATTTACGAGCCAGGAGTAGATAATGACAGCATTGACTTAGTTATTGCAGCCAAAGGAGCTATTGGAACTTTTCGCTCACCTCGTTTAGAACTACAGTTAAAAGCCCCTTTTAGAAGGAATGTAGTTGGTGCTAAAAGTATAAGTTATTCCTTAAAGAAAAAAATTATGATGATTTGA
- a CDS encoding DUF4365 domain-containing protein, whose translation MRYTDIYVPRILVVVILADDINSWLYQCEEELVMKHCAYWTSLRGEQELPTGQESKSVRLSRDKIFNVEALTNLMQIISNGGAP comes from the coding sequence TTGAGATATACTGATATTTATGTTCCGCGTATTTTAGTTGTTGTTATTTTGGCTGATGATATAAATAGCTGGTTATACCAATGCGAAGAAGAATTAGTTATGAAACATTGTGCTTACTGGACATCACTACGAGGAGAACAGGAATTACCTACTGGTCAAGAAAGTAAATCAGTTCGTTTATCAAGAGATAAAATATTTAACGTAGAAGCTCTAACAAATTTGATGCAAATAATCTCAAATGGGGGCGCTCCATGA
- a CDS encoding type II toxin-antitoxin system HicB family antitoxin translates to MKYTIIIQWSEEDKCYVVLLPDFTNVMQPCTHGETYEEALKNGQEVLEMLIESCLQDGELLPEPQVLGKSLKVA, encoded by the coding sequence ATGAAATATACAATAATTATTCAATGGTCTGAAGAAGATAAATGTTATGTAGTTTTATTACCTGATTTTACTAATGTAATGCAGCCTTGTACTCATGGTGAAACTTACGAAGAGGCTTTAAAAAATGGTCAGGAAGTGTTAGAAATGCTGATTGAGTCATGTTTACAAGATGGTGAACTGCTTCCCGAACCGCAAGTTTTAGGCAAATCTTTGAAAGTGGCGTAA
- a CDS encoding prevent-host-death family protein has translation MIPAFDSTKEFRANLHKYTQQSSEPIAITSHGVPIGYYIPTQPTPQKQDLMALQEAVQKIKQLLETRGISEDELFADFQNAKESTI, from the coding sequence ATAATACCCGCCTTCGACTCTACCAAAGAATTTCGTGCCAATTTACATAAGTACACACAACAATCATCTGAACCAATTGCAATTACTTCTCATGGAGTGCCAATAGGTTACTACATACCAACACAACCTACTCCTCAAAAACAAGATTTAATGGCTTTACAAGAAGCAGTCCAAAAAATCAAACAATTGCTGGAAACAAGAGGTATTAGTGAAGATGAATTATTTGCGGATTTCCAGAATGCTAAGGAAAGTACAATATAA
- a CDS encoding glycoside hydrolase family 10 protein, with product MKKILIKWHRQTKKLGFLAVIMAVSMVAFVMLSFPLNAQIPKSTELRGVWLTNIDSDVLFEKERLKQSLINLHQLNFNTVYPAVWNWGYTLYPSKVAAKVIGKAVDPTPGLQKRDMLKEIVTEGHKQDLTVIPWFEFGFMAPADSLLAKNRPTWLTNRKDGTKIVKEGIHNRVWLNPFRPEVQQFIQDLIVEIVKNYDIDGIQFDDHFGLPSELGYDAYTTALYKKEHQGKLPPADFKDPEWVSWRANKITAFMKRVFTAIKANKKDCIVSVAPNPQRFSYEYFLADWQKWERMGIIEDLVLQIYRNDLNVFTSELEYPEVKLAQTHIPVSIGILSGLKNRSVPMTQIQTQIEKVRERKFAGISFFFYETLWNMSQEKPQQRQLAWQKIFPTPTTYPNLLADWKR from the coding sequence ATGAAAAAAATATTGATAAAATGGCACCGTCAAACTAAAAAACTAGGATTTTTAGCGGTTATAATGGCCGTGAGTATGGTCGCTTTCGTGATGCTATCATTCCCCTTAAATGCTCAAATTCCTAAATCCACAGAATTACGGGGAGTATGGTTAACGAATATTGATAGTGATGTTTTATTTGAGAAAGAACGTCTAAAACAAAGTTTAATAAATTTACACCAACTCAACTTTAACACCGTTTATCCCGCCGTATGGAATTGGGGATATACACTTTATCCTAGCAAAGTAGCCGCCAAAGTCATTGGTAAAGCAGTTGACCCTACCCCCGGACTGCAAAAGCGAGATATGCTCAAAGAAATAGTCACCGAGGGACATAAACAAGATTTAACCGTGATTCCCTGGTTTGAATTTGGCTTTATGGCACCTGCTGATTCCCTGCTTGCTAAAAATCGTCCTACTTGGTTGACAAACCGCAAAGATGGCACAAAAATAGTTAAAGAAGGCATACATAACCGAGTTTGGTTAAATCCCTTTCGTCCTGAAGTGCAACAATTTATCCAAGATTTAATTGTCGAAATAGTCAAAAACTATGACATTGATGGAATTCAATTTGATGACCATTTCGGATTACCATCAGAACTAGGATATGATGCCTACACTACAGCATTATACAAAAAAGAGCATCAAGGTAAATTGCCACCCGCAGACTTTAAAGATCCAGAATGGGTAAGTTGGAGAGCGAACAAAATTACCGCCTTTATGAAGCGGGTATTTACAGCAATTAAAGCTAATAAAAAAGATTGTATCGTTTCTGTTGCTCCCAATCCTCAACGTTTTTCCTATGAATACTTTCTTGCAGATTGGCAAAAATGGGAAAGAATGGGAATAATTGAAGACTTAGTTTTGCAAATTTATCGGAATGATTTAAACGTTTTTACTAGCGAATTAGAATATCCAGAAGTCAAATTAGCTCAAACTCATATTCCTGTGAGTATTGGAATTTTGAGTGGGTTAAAAAATCGCTCAGTTCCCATGACACAAATTCAAACCCAAATAGAGAAAGTGCGAGAGAGAAAATTTGCAGGTATTTCCTTCTTCTTCTACGAAACCCTCTGGAACATGAGCCAAGAAAAACCCCAACAACGCCAACTAGCATGGCAGAAAATTTTCCCCACACCCACAACCTACCCTAACTTATTAGCAGATTGGAAACGGTAA
- a CDS encoding reverse transcriptase N-terminal domain-containing protein: MIGHRENSSESWKTLPWKKFRRDLFRLQKRVYKAVQVGDKRKAKSLQKLILKSTAARLLAIRQVSQLNAGKKTAGIDGKKSLNFKERFELNELLKASVNNWKHQGLREIPIPKKDGTTRILKIPTIADRAYQCLIKYALEPAHEATFHAHSYGFRTGRSAHDAQKILFRNLCSNANGIDKRVIELDIEKCFDRINHTAIMDRLIAPYSIRQGIFRCLKAGVNPKFPEQGTPQGGVVSPLLANIALNGIESIHRYQNHGFRITDKTPKENIVEPTIRYADDMVIILRPQDDATEILDKISQFLAERGMKVSEKKTKLTAATDGFDFLGWHFKVQKNGKFRSVPSVDNFKAFRKKVKYIVNNSNYGSTTKAEKLAPVVRGWRNYHRFCKMDGSRNSLFHIQNRAFRVFNKETKQNRYTSKQLLDKAFPAVPFSENKHINVKGEKSPYDGDLSYWSERNSKLYDNHTSKALKRQNHKCGYCGLKMLSDEKVHLHHVDGNHKNGKTKNLLAIHESCHDYIHMSKSES; the protein is encoded by the coding sequence ATGATTGGACACAGAGAAAACTCTAGTGAATCTTGGAAAACGTTGCCCTGGAAGAAATTCCGTCGTGACTTATTCCGCCTACAAAAGCGCGTGTACAAAGCGGTTCAAGTTGGAGACAAGCGCAAAGCTAAGTCCCTACAAAAGCTGATTCTGAAATCTACCGCAGCAAGATTACTGGCTATCCGTCAAGTATCACAGCTAAATGCCGGGAAAAAGACAGCAGGAATTGACGGCAAAAAGTCCCTTAACTTTAAGGAACGCTTTGAGCTTAATGAACTGTTGAAGGCATCCGTTAACAACTGGAAACACCAGGGGTTAAGAGAAATACCCATCCCCAAAAAGGATGGTACTACTAGGATTCTGAAAATCCCTACTATTGCTGATAGGGCTTACCAATGCCTTATCAAATACGCATTAGAACCAGCGCACGAAGCAACTTTCCACGCGCACAGCTACGGGTTTCGGACGGGACGCTCGGCACATGATGCACAGAAAATCTTGTTTCGTAACCTATGCTCAAACGCCAACGGAATAGATAAACGAGTTATAGAACTCGATATTGAAAAATGCTTTGACAGGATAAACCACACCGCCATAATGGATAGACTCATCGCTCCTTATAGCATAAGACAAGGTATTTTCCGATGTCTCAAAGCCGGAGTCAATCCAAAGTTCCCCGAACAAGGAACACCTCAAGGGGGCGTGGTAAGTCCACTTTTAGCTAACATCGCCTTAAATGGGATTGAAAGTATTCACAGATACCAGAATCATGGGTTCAGAATTACGGACAAAACCCCAAAGGAAAATATTGTTGAACCAACAATCCGTTATGCGGATGACATGGTAATAATACTCCGACCCCAAGACGATGCCACAGAAATACTCGACAAAATTAGTCAGTTCCTAGCAGAGCGGGGAATGAAAGTCAGTGAGAAAAAGACAAAGTTAACCGCCGCGACAGATGGGTTTGATTTCCTGGGCTGGCATTTTAAAGTCCAGAAAAACGGAAAGTTCAGAAGCGTCCCATCAGTGGACAATTTTAAAGCTTTTCGCAAGAAAGTAAAATACATCGTCAACAACTCGAATTATGGTTCTACCACAAAGGCTGAAAAATTAGCCCCCGTAGTTAGAGGCTGGAGGAATTACCACCGCTTCTGCAAGATGGACGGGTCAAGAAACTCGTTATTTCACATCCAAAACAGAGCATTTAGGGTATTCAACAAGGAAACTAAACAGAATCGCTATACCAGTAAGCAATTACTAGATAAGGCTTTTCCAGCAGTCCCTTTCTCCGAAAATAAACATATCAATGTCAAAGGTGAGAAATCACCCTACGACGGAGATTTGAGTTATTGGAGCGAGCGTAACAGCAAGCTCTATGACAACCATACCTCTAAAGCCCTCAAACGGCAAAACCATAAATGTGGTTATTGTGGGCTAAAAATGCTCAGTGACGAGAAGGTACATTTACATCATGTTGATGGAAACCATAAGAATGGTAAAACTAAAAACCTTCTAGCAATTCATGAAAGCTGCCACGACTATATTCACATGAGCAAAAGCGAAAGTTAA